The following are from one region of the Ochotona princeps isolate mOchPri1 chromosome 4, mOchPri1.hap1, whole genome shotgun sequence genome:
- the LOC131480196 gene encoding olfactory receptor 5P1-like, whose translation MGVGNHSTVTEFIIVGLTRDPTLCVVLFVMFLGIYAATIVGNVSIITLIRTCSHLHTPMYLFLSHLAFVDMGISTTITPIMLVGFLGHGIALPVAGCEAQLYSTVMFGTVECFLLAAMAYDRYMAICYPLLYSTNMSSGACSLLVGVSYLGGFVNASTFISSLLNIYFCGPNQIDHFFCDFSPLLKLSCSDITIIGSLPSISSGSIIVVTVSVIAVSYTYILITILKMRSTEGRHKAFSTCTSHLSAVTLYYGTITFIYVMPRSNYSNDQNKVVSVFYTVVIPMLNPLIYSLRNKDVKEAFRKLAVRTYS comes from the coding sequence ATGGGGGTTGGAAACCACAGCACTGTGACAGAATTCATCATTGTAGGACTAACACGGGATCCTACACTCTGTGTTGTCTTGTTTGTGATGTTTCTAGGCATATATGCTGCCACTATAGTAGGTAATGTCAGCATAATCACTTTAATAAGAACCTGTTCCCACCTTCACACCCCCATGTACCTCTTCCTCAGCCACCTGGCTTTTGTGGACATGGGAATTTCCACTACCATCACACCTATAATGCTTGTGGGATTCCTTGGTCATGGAATAGCCCTTCCTGTCGCTGGCTGTGAAGCCCAGCTCTATTCTACAGTGATGTTTGGGACTGTCGAGTGCTTCCTGCTAGCTGCCATGGCCTATGATCGCTACATGGCCATCTGTTACCCCCTGCTCTACTCCACTAACATGTCTTCTGGAGCCTGCAGCCTTTTAGTGGGAGTTTCCTACCTGGGTGGCTTCGTGAATGCTTCAACATTTATTAGTTCTTTATTGAATATATACTTCTGTGGACCAAATCAGATAGATCACTTTTTTTGTGATTTCTCCCCTTTGCTGAAACTTTCCTGCTCTGATATCACCATCATTGGAAGTCTcccttccatctcttctggctccaTCATTGTGGTCACAGTGTCTGTCATAGCTGTCTCCTACACTTACATCCTCATCACCATCTTGAAGATGCGCTCCACTGAGGGACGCCATAAGGCCTTCTCCACCTGCACATCTCATCTCTCTGCAGTCACTCTGTACTATGGAACAATTACCTTCATTTATGTGATGCCCAGGTCAAACTACTCAAATGACCAGAACAAGGTGGTTTCTGTGTTCTACACCGTAGTGATCCCCATGTTGAACCCCCTCATTTACAGTCTCAGGAACAAAGACGTAAAGGAGGCCTTCAGAAAACTAGCTGTTAGAACATATTCTTAG
- the LOC101533753 gene encoding olfactory receptor 5P4-like, whose product METGNHTRVTEFIILGLTEDPTLCSIFFVVFLAIYVVTVFGNTSIIMLIRSSPQLHTPMYLFLSHLAFVDIGYSTSVTPVMILSFLRERTVISVTGCIAQLGSDVTFGTAECFLLASMAYDRYVAICSPLLYSTHMSPRVCLMLLVTSYLGGGLNASSFTSCLLSLTFCGPNEINHFFCDLPPLVKLSCTHIYVSEISPAISAGSIIVVTLFTIIVSYLYILHSILKMPSTEGRHKAFSTCTSHLTAVTLFYGTVTFVYVLPKSSHSPDHIKVVSVFYTVVIPMLNPLIYSLRNKEVKEAMRRLIARQHSSF is encoded by the coding sequence ATGGAGACTGGAAACCACACAAGAGTGACAGAATTCATTATTTTGGGGTTAACAGAGGATCCTACACTGTGTTCTATCTTCTTTGTGGTTTTTCTAGCAATCTATGTTGTTACTGTATTCGGCAATACCAGCATCATCATGTTAATCCGAAGCAGCCCTCAGCTTCACACCCCAATGTACCTCTTCCTCAGCCATTTGGCCTTTGTGGACATTGGCTATTCCACATCAGTCACACCTGTCATGATTCTGAGTTTCCTAAGGGAGAGAACAGTCATCTCTGTTACTGGATGCATAGCCCAGCTTGGCTCTGATGTCACCTTTGGAACAGCTGAGTGCttcctgctggcttccatggcttatgaccgctatgtggccatctgctCTCCACTTCTCTACTCCACACACATGTCCCCCAGGGTCTGCCTCATGCTGTTGGTTACTTCCTATCTGGGTGGGGGCCTGAATGCTTCATCATTTACCAGCTGTTTATTGAGCCTGACATTCTGTGGCCCGAACGAAATTAACCATTTCTTCTGTGACCTCCCACCCCTAGTGAAGCTTTCTTGTACCCATATTTATGTTTCTGAAATATCACCTGCCATCTCAGCTGGCTCGATCATTGTAGTCACACTGTTTACCATCATTGTTTCCTATTTATACATCCTCCACTCAATCCTGAAGATGCCCTCTACGGAGGGAAGACACAAGGCTTTCTCTACCTGTACCTCTCACCTCACTGCAGTCACTTTGTTTTATGGCACAGTTACATTTGTTTATGTTCTACCAAAGTCAAGCCACTCACCTGATCATATTAAAGTAGTGTCCGTGTTCTACACAGTGGTTATCCCCATGTTAAACCCCCTTATCTACAGTCTGAGAAACAAGGAAGTAAAAGAAGCCATGAGAAGACTGATAGCAAGACAGCATtcctcattttga